From a single Arachis hypogaea cultivar Tifrunner chromosome 3, arahy.Tifrunner.gnm2.J5K5, whole genome shotgun sequence genomic region:
- the LOC112787272 gene encoding probable histone H2B.1 — protein sequence MAPKAEKKPAEKKPAEEKKSAVAEKAPPAEKKPKAGKKLPKEGAAAGDKKKKRNKKNVETYKIYIFKVLKQVHPDIGISSKAMGIMNSFINDIFEKLAQEASRLARYNKKPTITSREIQTAVRLVLPGELAKHAVSEGTKAVTKFTSS from the coding sequence atggcacctaaggcagaGAAGAAACCAGCTGAGAAGAAGCCGGCTGAGGAGAAGAAATCCGCCGTGGCTGAGAAGGCTCCACCTGCGGAGAAGAAGCCAAAGGCAGGAAAGAAGCTGCCGAAGGAAGGTGCCGCCGCCGgggacaagaagaagaagaggaacaagAAGAACGTTGAGACCTACAAGATCTACATCTTCAAGGTTTTGAAGCAAGTCCACCCTGACATCGGTATCTCCAGCAAGGCCATGGGAATCATGAACAGCTTCATCAACGACATCTTCGAGAAGCTCGCCCAAGAAGCTTCTAGACTTGCCCGATACAACAAGAAGCCAACTATCACCTCGAGGGAAATCCAGACCGCGGTCAGACTCGTGCTGCCCGGAGAGTTGGCTAAGCACGCCGTTTCTGAGGGTACCAAGGCGGTGACTAAGTTTACCAGCTCTTAA
- the LOC112787197 gene encoding uncharacterized protein isoform X1, with protein sequence MSFQNKGFWTVKGSGHINDRETTFDNPSKVEPKRPHQWFVDSAEVDLFPNKKQAVEDVNGKSSSGFSNVNYPPWDNSSGFSVSNIVDQLFGSETRQVNVIEKNVYVPAGSSNVRSRAMTNQYGDNSSIGLSISHSVENSEAPLNYGGVKKVKVSQVKDIDGVRHHPEGLNYNMQSNGDLHQVYGGEIDKDGNVTLMGLAYNGGDVHVRSSGAPYGKGGDTGMSFGTDSYSKDNTNVIPFGGFPDERGIIPAGRPAADYDQLYNQSSVHIPGAGHEKELDASNPGAVANTPQVVKQKSETVSKNRQESKANKKESPNSFPTNVRSLISTGMLDGVPVKYVSAAREMKELRGMIKGSGYLCGCKKCNYSKALNAYEFERHANCKSKHPNNHIYFDNGKTIYQIVQELKSTPESMLFDTIQTVFGAPINQKAFRYWKESYQAATRELQRIYGKE encoded by the exons ATG TCTTTTCAAAATAAGGGATTTTGGACGGTAAAGGGTTCAGGACACATTAATGACAGAGAGACAACTTTTGATAATCCTTCCAAAGTTGAACCAAAACGACCTCATCAGTGGTTTGTTGATTCTGCTGAAGTGGATCTTTTTCCAAACAAGAAGCAAGCAGTAGAAGATGTAAATGGAAAATCAAGTTCGGGATTTTCAAATGTCAATTATCCTCCTTGGGACAACAGCTCTGGTTTTTCGGTATCAAATATTGTTGATCAGTTATTTGGGTCTGAAACCAGGCAGGTCAATGTCATTGAAAAGAATGTTTATGTTCCAGCTGGTAGCTCTAATGTCAGATCAAGGGCAATGACTAATCAGTATGGGGACAATTCCTCTATTGGCTTGTCTATCTCTCATTCAGTTGAAAATTCGGAAGCACCTCTAAATTATGGTGGAGTTAAAAAAGTTAAAGTAAGTCAGGTTAAGGATATTGATGGTGTGCGACATCATCCTGAGGGACTTAATTACAATATGCAAAGCAATGGTGATCTACATCAGGTCTATGGTGGGGAAATTGATAAGGATGGTAATGTAACTTTAATGGGTCTTGCCTATAACGGAGGGGATGTTCATGTGAGATCTTCTGGTGCCCCCTATGGCAAAGGAGGTGACACAGGCATGTCATTTGGTACTGATTCCTATAGCAAAGATAACACAAATGTGATTCCATTTGGCGGGTTCCCGGATGAACGGGGTATTATCCCTGCTGGTAGGCCTGCTGCAGATTATGATCAATTATATAATCAATCTTCAGTCCATATTCCAGGAGCAGGTCATGAGAAAGAGTTGGATGCATCAAATCCTGGTGCAGTTGCAAATACTCCTCAAGTAGTAAAACAAAAGTCTGAAACTGTGTCCAAGAATAGACAAGAGTCCAAAGCAAACAAGAAAGAATCTCCAAACAGCTTCCCAACTAATGTCAGGAGCTTGATATCTACTGGTATGCTGGATGGTGTTCCTGTAAAGTATGTGTCGGCGGCCCGTGA GATGAAGGAACTTCGTGGAATGATAAAAGGATCTGGCTATCTTTGTGGGTGTAAGAAATGCAACTATTCGAAG GCTCTGAATGCATATGAGTTTGAGAGACATGCTAATTGCAAATCAAAACATCCAAACAATCACATTTATTTTGATAATGGGAAGACCATTTATCAAATAGTACAGGAATTGAAGAGTACCCCTGAAAGTATGTTGTTTGATACAATTCAAACTGTCTTTGGTGCACCAATTAATCAGAAAGCATTTCGCTATTGGAAAG AATCTTACCAAGCAGCAACGCGTGAGCTTCAGCGCATTTATGGAAAAGAATAA
- the LOC112787181 gene encoding zinc finger protein ZAT7-like, which translates to MVNCLMLLTKVGETKTNNHPLKGGGFKCKTCHRRFLSFQALGGHRASHKKLKLMMGADLSCQLPSSSSLSSWNMMTKNKMHSCSICGLEFAVGQALGGHMRKHRNGGMVIHDHGAMTKSTSDGSVKTRRFNLCLDLNLTPSENDLKLN; encoded by the coding sequence ATGGTTAATTGCTTGATGTTACTAACAAAAGTTGGTGAGACCAAAACCAATAACCATCCATTGAAGGGTGGTGGCTTTAAGTGCAAGACATGTCATAGGAGGTTCCTATCTTTTCAAGCACTTGGAGGACACAGAGCGAGTCATAAGAAGCTTAAGCTCATGATGGGTGCAGATCTTTCGTGTCAATTACCGTCAAGTTCTTCGTTATCATCGTGGAACATGATGACGAAGAACAAGATGCACTCGTGTTCTATTTGTGGGCTGGAGTTTGCGGTTGGACAAGCCCTTGGAGGACATATGAGAAAGCATAGAAATGGTGGAATGGTAATTCATGATCATGGTGCCATGACCAAATCTACTAGTGATGGTAGTGTTAAAACTAGAAGGTTTAATTTGTGCTTAGACTTGAACCTCACGCCCTCTGAGAATGATCTCAAGCTTAATTAA
- the LOC112787240 gene encoding monooxygenase 3 isoform X1: protein MAMASATSSLTILRSPSAFVSTLSHATKMLMRSGSFQPSNRGNGEVRKEEVVIVGGGIAGLATAVSLDRLGVKSTVLEQAESFRSGGTSLTLSKNGWSVLDAIGVANRLRSQFSQIEGLVIRSEDGKQLRSFNLLEEDPSQELRGVERRILLETLAAELPKGAIQFSSKLARIEPTSEGDILLELADGSKLHATTVIGCDGIGSPIAKWMGFHEPKYVGYCAIRGLATYSDGQPYEPRVNYFYGRGVRAAYVPVSPTKVYWFVCFNSPSPGPSTTDSSVLKKQAKELVRNWPSELLDIVDSTPDDTIIRNPLADRWLWPTISPPASTGRIVLVGDAWHPMTPNLGQGACCALEDAVVLAKKLAGAINSKDQYSVEEAFRSYGSERWRRVFPLTVRAHLVGSILQWENPLVCSIRNKIIIPKLASLKPMLEHTNFTCESLQEEKQ, encoded by the exons ATGGCCATGGCTTCGGCAACCTCGAGTCTCACGATCCTGAGATCTCCTTCAGCTTTTGTATCAACGCTGTCTCATGCCACAAAGATGTTGATGCGCAGCGGTTCCTTCCAGCCTTCAAATCGAGGGAATGGTGAAGTTCGAAAGGAAGAGGTTGTGATCGTTGGTGGTGGGATCGCAGGGCTTGCAACCGCTGTCTCCCTTGACAGGCTTGGAGTGAAGTCGACCGTACTGGAGCAGGCGGAGTCATTCCGTAGCGGTGGAACTTCCCTCACGCTTTCCAAGAATGGTTGGAGCGTACTTGATGCTATTGGAGTAGCGAATCGTCTCAGATCTCAATTCTCGCAAATTGAAgg GTTGGTTATCAGATCCGAGGATGGGAAGCAACTACGCTCATTCAATTTGCTTGAAGAAGATCCAAG CCAAGAGTTACGTGGTGTGGAGAGGAGAATACTATTGGAAACGTTGGCTGCTGAGCTCCCCAAAGGTGCCATTCAATTTTCTTCAAAGCTTGCTAGGATTGAACCAACTTCAGAGGGAGACATCTTGCTGGAACTTGCAGATGGCTCTAAGCTGCATGCAACG ACTGTAATAGGGTGCGATGGGATTGGATCACCGATAGCTAAGTGGATGGGGTTTCATGAGCCAAAGTACGTTGGCTATTGTGCTATCCGCGGGCTTGCTACTTATTCAGATGGTCAGCCTTATGAACCAAGAGTGAATTACTTCTACGGAAGAGGGGTGCGTGCAGCATATGTTCCTGTTTCTCCCACCAAAGTATACTGGTTTGTCTGCTTCAACAGTCCATCGCCAG GTCCAAGCACAACTGATTCATCCGTGCTTAAGAAGCAAGCCAAAGAACTAGTTAGGAATTGGCCTTCAGAGCTTTTAGACATAGTGGACTCTACACCGGACGATACCATTATCAGGAATCCGCTGGCAGATCGCTGGCTTTGGCCAACCATAAGTCCACCTGCTTCCACCGGTCGAATTGTGTTGGTTGGAGATGCGTGGCACCCGATGACCCCAAATCTTGGCCAAGGAGCTTGTTGTGCACTTGAGGATGCAGTGGTTCTTGCTAAGAAGCTTGCAGGGGCCATCAACTCTAAAGACCAATACTCTGTTGAAGAAGCTTTCAGGTCGTATGGCTCAGAAAGATGGCGCCGTGTGTTTCCACTAACCGTACGCGCACACCTTGTGGGATCCATATTGCAGTGGGAGAATCCGTTGGTGTGTTCTATTAGGAACAAGATTATCATACCAAAGCTAGCAAGCCTTAAACCGATGCTTGAGCATACAAATTTCACTTGTGAGAGTCTACAAGAAGAGAAGCAATGA
- the LOC112787240 gene encoding monooxygenase 2 isoform X2, with protein sequence MAMASATSSLTILRSPSAFVSTLSHATKMLMRSGSFQPSNRGNGEVRKEEVVIVGGGIAGLATAVSLDRLGVKSTVLEQAESFRSGGTSLTLSKNGWSVLDAIGVANRLRSQFSQIEGSEDGKQLRSFNLLEEDPSQELRGVERRILLETLAAELPKGAIQFSSKLARIEPTSEGDILLELADGSKLHATTVIGCDGIGSPIAKWMGFHEPKYVGYCAIRGLATYSDGQPYEPRVNYFYGRGVRAAYVPVSPTKVYWFVCFNSPSPGPSTTDSSVLKKQAKELVRNWPSELLDIVDSTPDDTIIRNPLADRWLWPTISPPASTGRIVLVGDAWHPMTPNLGQGACCALEDAVVLAKKLAGAINSKDQYSVEEAFRSYGSERWRRVFPLTVRAHLVGSILQWENPLVCSIRNKIIIPKLASLKPMLEHTNFTCESLQEEKQ encoded by the exons ATGGCCATGGCTTCGGCAACCTCGAGTCTCACGATCCTGAGATCTCCTTCAGCTTTTGTATCAACGCTGTCTCATGCCACAAAGATGTTGATGCGCAGCGGTTCCTTCCAGCCTTCAAATCGAGGGAATGGTGAAGTTCGAAAGGAAGAGGTTGTGATCGTTGGTGGTGGGATCGCAGGGCTTGCAACCGCTGTCTCCCTTGACAGGCTTGGAGTGAAGTCGACCGTACTGGAGCAGGCGGAGTCATTCCGTAGCGGTGGAACTTCCCTCACGCTTTCCAAGAATGGTTGGAGCGTACTTGATGCTATTGGAGTAGCGAATCGTCTCAGATCTCAATTCTCGCAAATTGAAgg ATCCGAGGATGGGAAGCAACTACGCTCATTCAATTTGCTTGAAGAAGATCCAAG CCAAGAGTTACGTGGTGTGGAGAGGAGAATACTATTGGAAACGTTGGCTGCTGAGCTCCCCAAAGGTGCCATTCAATTTTCTTCAAAGCTTGCTAGGATTGAACCAACTTCAGAGGGAGACATCTTGCTGGAACTTGCAGATGGCTCTAAGCTGCATGCAACG ACTGTAATAGGGTGCGATGGGATTGGATCACCGATAGCTAAGTGGATGGGGTTTCATGAGCCAAAGTACGTTGGCTATTGTGCTATCCGCGGGCTTGCTACTTATTCAGATGGTCAGCCTTATGAACCAAGAGTGAATTACTTCTACGGAAGAGGGGTGCGTGCAGCATATGTTCCTGTTTCTCCCACCAAAGTATACTGGTTTGTCTGCTTCAACAGTCCATCGCCAG GTCCAAGCACAACTGATTCATCCGTGCTTAAGAAGCAAGCCAAAGAACTAGTTAGGAATTGGCCTTCAGAGCTTTTAGACATAGTGGACTCTACACCGGACGATACCATTATCAGGAATCCGCTGGCAGATCGCTGGCTTTGGCCAACCATAAGTCCACCTGCTTCCACCGGTCGAATTGTGTTGGTTGGAGATGCGTGGCACCCGATGACCCCAAATCTTGGCCAAGGAGCTTGTTGTGCACTTGAGGATGCAGTGGTTCTTGCTAAGAAGCTTGCAGGGGCCATCAACTCTAAAGACCAATACTCTGTTGAAGAAGCTTTCAGGTCGTATGGCTCAGAAAGATGGCGCCGTGTGTTTCCACTAACCGTACGCGCACACCTTGTGGGATCCATATTGCAGTGGGAGAATCCGTTGGTGTGTTCTATTAGGAACAAGATTATCATACCAAAGCTAGCAAGCCTTAAACCGATGCTTGAGCATACAAATTTCACTTGTGAGAGTCTACAAGAAGAGAAGCAATGA
- the LOC112787155 gene encoding protein ALP1-like, which produces MMGPVRGYKKRKKQDKKHDENGSSASGSPQNKEGPLDWWHDFSKRINGLQQSPSKSLDSFQAVFKISRNTFEYICSLVKEDMKTKSAHFIFTSGKPMSLYDQVAVALRRLGSGDSLVTIGDSFGLNHSTVSQVTWRFVESMEERGLHHLQWPTESEMVAIKSKFEQVRGLPNCCGVIDATHITMCLPASEPSSNVWLDHEKNHSMVLQAIVDADMRFRDIVTGWPGKMKDWLVFESSNFCKLCDKGDRLNGKTLLVSEGCEIREYIIGDLGYPLLPYLLVPYEGKELAEPKANFNRQHFATRMLGQRALMRLKEMWKIIQGSMWRPDKHRLPRIILVCCLLHNIVIDMEDEVQDELSLAHNHDSGYHQLICGASDAKGASLREKLSLYLTRILPP; this is translated from the exons ATGATGGGTCCTGTGAGAGGTTACAAGAAGAGAAAAAAGCAAGACAAGAAGCATGATGAGAATGGTTCTTCTGCTTCTGGGTCCCCTCAAAACAAAGAGGGTCCTCTAGATTGGTGGCATGACTTCTCAAAGAGGATTAATG GTCTTCAGCAGTCTCCATCAAAGTCTTTGGATAGCTTTCAGGCTGTTTTCAAGATCTCAAGAAACACATTTGAGTACATATGCTCACTTGTTAAGGAAGATATGAAGACAAAATCAGCACATTTTATATTTACAAGTGGCAAGCCAATGTCTTTATATGATCAGGTAGCCGTGGCATTACGAAGGCTGGGATCAGGTGATTCGCTGGTCACAATTGGTGACTCGTTCGGGCTAAACCACTCAACTGTCTCACAAGTCACTTGGCGATTTGTCGAATCCATGGAAGAAAGAGGGCTACACCACTTGCAATGGCCTACCGAATCAGAAATGGTTGCAATCAAATCCAAATTCGAGCAAGTACGTGGCCTTCCCAACTGCTGTGGTGTAATTGATGCTACACACATTACAATGTGTTTGCCTGCCTCAGAACCTTCGAGTAACGTGTGGCTTGATCACGAGAAGAACCACAGCATGGTCTTGCAGGCGATAGTGGATGCTGACATGAGGTTCCGTGACATAGTCACCGGCTGGCCAGGTAAAATGAAGGATTGgttggtgtttgagagttcaaactTCTGCAAACTTTGTGATAAAGGAGACAGGTTGAATGGTAAGACATTACTTGTCTCTGAAGGATGTGAAATAAGGGAATATATTATTGGCGATTTAGGCTATCCTCTACTGCCTTACCTCCTTGTCCCCTATGAAGGAAAAGAGCTCGCCGAGCCAAAGGCGAATTTTAACCGGCAGCATTTCGCGACGCGGATGCTGGGGCAGAGGGCGCTGATGAGGCTAAAGGAGATGTGGAAAATCATTCAAGGATCAATGTGGCGGCCGGACAAACACAGGTTGCCGAGGATCATTCTGGTTTGCTGCTTACTTCACAACATTGTTATCGATATGGAAGACGAGGTGCAGGATGAGCTTTCTTTGGCTCACAATCACGACTCCGGTTACCATCAACTGATATGTGGAGCTTCAGATGCAAAGGGAGCATCACTGAGAGAAAAGCTCTCTCTCTACTTGACTAGAATTCTGCCTCCATGA
- the LOC112787197 gene encoding uncharacterized protein isoform X2, producing the protein MSFQNKGFWTVKGSGHINDRETTFDNPSKVEPKRPHQWFVDSAEVDLFPNKKQAVEDVNGKSSSGFSNVNYPPWDNSSGFSVSNIVDQLFGSETRQVNVIEKNVYVPAGSSNVRSRAMTNQYGDNSSIGLSISHSVENSEAPLNYGGVKKVKVSQVKDIDGVRHHPEGLNYNMQSNGDLHQVYGGEIDKDGNVTLMGLAYNGGDVHVRSSGAPYGKGGDTGMSFGTDSYSKDNTNVIPFGGFPDERGIIPAGRPAADYDQLYNQSSVHIPGAGHEKELDASNPGAVANTPQVVKQKSETVSKNRQESKANKKESPNSFPTNVRSLISTGMLDGVPVKYVSAAREELRGMIKGSGYLCGCKKCNYSKALNAYEFERHANCKSKHPNNHIYFDNGKTIYQIVQELKSTPESMLFDTIQTVFGAPINQKAFRYWKESYQAATRELQRIYGKE; encoded by the exons ATG TCTTTTCAAAATAAGGGATTTTGGACGGTAAAGGGTTCAGGACACATTAATGACAGAGAGACAACTTTTGATAATCCTTCCAAAGTTGAACCAAAACGACCTCATCAGTGGTTTGTTGATTCTGCTGAAGTGGATCTTTTTCCAAACAAGAAGCAAGCAGTAGAAGATGTAAATGGAAAATCAAGTTCGGGATTTTCAAATGTCAATTATCCTCCTTGGGACAACAGCTCTGGTTTTTCGGTATCAAATATTGTTGATCAGTTATTTGGGTCTGAAACCAGGCAGGTCAATGTCATTGAAAAGAATGTTTATGTTCCAGCTGGTAGCTCTAATGTCAGATCAAGGGCAATGACTAATCAGTATGGGGACAATTCCTCTATTGGCTTGTCTATCTCTCATTCAGTTGAAAATTCGGAAGCACCTCTAAATTATGGTGGAGTTAAAAAAGTTAAAGTAAGTCAGGTTAAGGATATTGATGGTGTGCGACATCATCCTGAGGGACTTAATTACAATATGCAAAGCAATGGTGATCTACATCAGGTCTATGGTGGGGAAATTGATAAGGATGGTAATGTAACTTTAATGGGTCTTGCCTATAACGGAGGGGATGTTCATGTGAGATCTTCTGGTGCCCCCTATGGCAAAGGAGGTGACACAGGCATGTCATTTGGTACTGATTCCTATAGCAAAGATAACACAAATGTGATTCCATTTGGCGGGTTCCCGGATGAACGGGGTATTATCCCTGCTGGTAGGCCTGCTGCAGATTATGATCAATTATATAATCAATCTTCAGTCCATATTCCAGGAGCAGGTCATGAGAAAGAGTTGGATGCATCAAATCCTGGTGCAGTTGCAAATACTCCTCAAGTAGTAAAACAAAAGTCTGAAACTGTGTCCAAGAATAGACAAGAGTCCAAAGCAAACAAGAAAGAATCTCCAAACAGCTTCCCAACTAATGTCAGGAGCTTGATATCTACTGGTATGCTGGATGGTGTTCCTGTAAAGTATGTGTCGGCGGCCCGTGAG GAACTTCGTGGAATGATAAAAGGATCTGGCTATCTTTGTGGGTGTAAGAAATGCAACTATTCGAAG GCTCTGAATGCATATGAGTTTGAGAGACATGCTAATTGCAAATCAAAACATCCAAACAATCACATTTATTTTGATAATGGGAAGACCATTTATCAAATAGTACAGGAATTGAAGAGTACCCCTGAAAGTATGTTGTTTGATACAATTCAAACTGTCTTTGGTGCACCAATTAATCAGAAAGCATTTCGCTATTGGAAAG AATCTTACCAAGCAGCAACGCGTGAGCTTCAGCGCATTTATGGAAAAGAATAA
- the LOC112787224 gene encoding ras-related protein RABE1c — translation MAAPPARARADYDYLIKLLLIGDSGVGKSCILLRFSDGSFTTSFITTIGIDFKIRTIELDGKRIKLQIWDTAGQERFRTITTAYYRGAMGILLVYDVTDEASFNNIRNWIRNIEQHASDNVNKILVGNKADMDESKRAVPTSKGQELADEYGIKFFETSAKTNFNVEEVFFSIARDIKQRLADSDNKAEPAAIKINTDQGAGAGEAAQKSGCCG, via the exons ATGGCTGCTCCACCGGCAAGGGCCCGTGCCGATTACGATTATCTCATAAAGCTTCTATTGATCGGCGATAGTG GTGTTGGTAAAAGTTGCATCCTTCTGCGATTCTCTGATGGTTCTTTCACCACTAGTTTCATCACAACCATAGG TattgattttaaaataagaaCGATTGAGCTCGATGGCAAACGGATCAAGCTCCAAATTTGGGATACTGCAGGTCAGGAGCGGTTTCGAACAATTACAACTG CTTACTATCGCGGTGCAATGGGAATATTACTAGTCTATGACGTTACAGATGAAGCATCATTTAACA ATATCAGGAATTGGATTCGCAACATTGAGCAACATGCTTCAGACAATGTTAACAAGATACTGGTAGGGAACAAAGCTGACATGGATGAAAGTAAAAGG GCCGTGCCGACATCCAAGGGCCAAGAACTTGCTGATGAGTATGGGATCAAATTCTTTGAAACT AGTGCAAAGACAAATTTTAATGTGGAGGAAGTTTTCTTCTCAATAGCAAGGGATATAAAACAAAGGCTTGCTGATAGTGATAACAAGGCAGAG CCTGCAGCGATCAAAATCAACACAGACCAGGGGGCCGGAGCTGGGGAGGCTGCACAAAAATCAGGTTGTTGTGGTTGA